One segment of Chelonia mydas isolate rCheMyd1 chromosome 13, rCheMyd1.pri.v2, whole genome shotgun sequence DNA contains the following:
- the NRL gene encoding neural retina-specific leucine zipper protein, which produces MGPRRPGLRCGSGQVPDAGVPQGGPWRRSVALTGLRPHDAAPPRMSVPLAEFPTSPLALEYLNDFDLLKFEVKRELAGPMGGASLGPSPCSSVPPSPTLSEVGMGDGGDPKAGLEELCWLAALHQQMAGGGEGLGLSPEEAVEALLGGAAEGGFCPGGLLQPQQQLPPLRDRLSDEQLVGMSVRELNRRLRGVGKDEVLRLKQKRRTLKNRGYAQSCRFKRVQQRHVLEAEKSRLARELEALRGELARLARERDLYKARCEKLLPQAPSPSQGFL; this is translated from the exons ATGGGACCCCGGCGTCCGGGACTCCGCTGCGGCTCAGGGCAGGTCCCGGACGCCGGGGTTCCCCAGGGCGGCCCCTGGCGGCGAAGCGTGGCGTTGACAG gTCTCAGGCCCCACGACGCTGCCCCACCCAGGATGTCGGTGCCCCTAGCCGAGTTCCCCACCAGCCCCCTGGCCCTGGAATATCTCAACGATTTTGACCTGCTGAAGTTTGAGGTCAAGCGTGAGCTGGCCGGCCCAATGGGCGGGGCCTCcctgggcccctccccctgcagctctgtgCCACCCTCCCCCACGCTGAGCGaagtggggatgggggatggaggggaccccaaggcagggctggaggagctctgcTGGCTGGCGGCGTTGCACCAGCAGatggccgggggcggggaggggctggggctgagcccgGAGGAAGCGGTGGAGgccctgctggggggggcagcCGAGGGGGGGTTCTGCCCCGGGGGGCTGCTCCAGCCGCAACAGCAG ctcccgccGCTCCGCGACCGGCTCTCGGACGAGCAGCTCGTGGGCATGTCGGTGCGGGAGCTGAACCGGCGGCTGCGGGGCGTCGGCAAGGACGAGGTGCTGCGGCTGAAGCAGAAGCGGCGCACGCTGAAGAACCGCGGCTACGCCCAGTCCTGCCGCTTCAAGCGGGTCCAGCAGCGCCACGTGCTGGAGGCGGAGAAATCCCGGCTGGCCCGCGAGCTGGAGGCCCTGCGGGGGGAGCTGGCCCGGCTCGCCCGCGAGCGCGACCTCTACAAGGCCCGCTGCGAGAagctcctgccccaggccccctcgCCCTCCCAGGGCTTCCTCTGA